One genomic segment of Ricinus communis isolate WT05 ecotype wild-type chromosome 5, ASM1957865v1, whole genome shotgun sequence includes these proteins:
- the LOC8261177 gene encoding probable dolichyl pyrophosphate Man9GlcNAc2 alpha-1,3-glucosyltransferase, translated as MGKKGVKDKVHIASDNDDLCRLFLHKGIKSSFLCIAVFGLLVRVAVSLHLYSGAANPPKFGDYEAQRHWMEITLNLPPKDWYRNSTVNDLTYWGLDYPPLTAYQSYVHGLFLRYFEPKSVSLFTSRGHESYLGKLLMRWTVLSSDALIFFPAVFYFALVYYGNRAIGHKSDVAWHIAVILINPCLILIDHGHFQYNCISLGLTVGAVSAVLSQKHLVASVLFCLSLNHKQMSAYYAPAFFSHLLGNCLRRKNPVLEVSKLGFVVLGTFAIIWWPYLHSKDAILEVLARLAPFERGIYEDYVANFWCTTSVLIKWKRLFATQALRTLSLAATILTCLPSMVQQILYPSRKGFLYGLLNSSFSFYLFSFQVHEKSILLPLLPASLLATELRGPFELLMHYALFSMFPLLSRDKLIVPYMALYALFFLFYFPPNGKRDAKIHHYATPTSLSIMLAILYLFSLILHTIYLTTRPPEKYPFLFEAIIMLLCFSQFMLFVFYTNAKQWMLSRQFSSNDKEKKLN; from the exons ATGGGAAAGAAAGGGGTAAAAGACAAGGTACACATTGCTAGTGATAATGATGATTTATGCCGGCTGTTCCTTCACAAAGGAATTAAATCTTCATTTCTATGTATTGCCGTGTTTGGGCTGTTAGTTCGAGTGGCCGTGTCACTCCATTTATATTCTGGTGCTGCCAATCCTCCTAAGTTTGGTGATTATGAGGCACAGCGCCATTGGATGGAAATCACACTTAATCTTCCGCCCAAGGACTGGTATCGCAATTCCACTGTTAATGATCTTACTTACTGGGGACTTGACTACCCTCCCCTCACTGCCTATCAGAGCTATGTTCATGGCCTTTTTCTTCGATACTTTGAACCCAAATCAGTTTCCCTTTTTACTTCTCGCGGTCACGAGTCCTATCTTGG GAAATTGCTCATGAGATGGACAGTCTTATCTTCCGATGCCCTGATATTTTTTCCTGCTGTTTTCTATTTTGCTCTCGTGTATTATGGTAACCGCGCCATTGGACATAAAAGCGATGTAGCATGGCACATTGCTGTTATTCTAATCAATCCATGTTTGATCTTAATTGATCATGGTCACTTTCAG TATAACTGTATTAGCTTGGGCCTTACTGTAGGAGCTGTTTCTGCTGTTCTTTCTCAGAAACATCTTGTAGCTTCTGTACTCTTCTGTCTTTCTCTCAACCATAAACAG ATGAGTGCATATTATGCACCTGCTTTTTTCAGCCATCTTTTAGGTAACTGCCTAAGGCGAAAGAATCCTGTGCTTGAGGTTTCAAAATTGGGATTTGTGGTCTTAGGAACATTTGCTATTATTTGGTGGCCGTACCTTCATTCAAAAGATGCCATTTTGGAG GTTCTTGCTCGTCTTGCTCCTTTTGAAAGAGGAATATATGAAGATTATGTGGCTAACTTTTGGTGCACTACATCGGTTCTCATTAAGTGGAAGAGATTATTTGCAACACAAGCACTAAGGACTCTCAGCCTAGCTGCAACAATATTAACCTGTCTGCCTTCAATGGTTCAGCAAATACTGTATCCCAGCAGAAAAGGTTTCCTCTATGGGCTTTTGAATagttctttctctttctatctATTTTCGTTCCAAG TGCATGAGAAGTCGATTCTGCTGCCACTTCTGCCTGCAAGCCTACTAGCCACAGAATTACGTGGTCCATTTGAGTTATTAATGCATTATGCATTATTCTCCATGTTTCCTCTTCTGTCTCGGGACAAATTGATTGTTCCATATATGGCTCTATATGctctcttcttccttttttacTTCCCTCCCAATGGAAAAAGAGATGCTAAAATTCATCATTATGCCACCCCCACTTCCCTCTCAATTATGTTGGCCATTCTGTACCTGTTCTCTCTGATTCTTCATACAATTTACTTGACCACTCGTCCTCCAGAGAAGTATCCTTTCCTTTTTGAAGCAATAATCATGCTTCTCTGCTTCTCTCAGTTCATGTTATTTGTGTTTTACACCAATGCAAAGCAATGGATGTTGTCAAGACAATTTTCATcaaatgataaagaaaagaaactgaaTTAA